The Neobacillus sp. PS3-34 genome has a window encoding:
- a CDS encoding GGDEF domain-containing phosphodiesterase: METLIMFADMAMYEAKNQGGNCAVLYHDQLNEKNRDRLRVETQLRKAIQEEKMNVFFQPKINVKTGFITGAEALVRWNDEILGNIPPDKFIPIAEDTGLIQPLWEFVMKEACSKAVRWNEKCTPPLTIAVNFSAKQFQDSPGMVKKVREILELSGLSAHFFEIEITESVLLYNTSETIAALREIQEEGAKISIDDFGTGYSSLSYLKKFPIDKLKIDKSFIKDMDEKHQNTEIADAIINLARSLRLQVIAEGVEKDYQLHYLLENNCEEMQGYYFSKPVNSEQFEKLLSKQGTFAAL, from the coding sequence ATGGAAACACTGATTATGTTTGCCGATATGGCCATGTATGAAGCAAAAAATCAGGGCGGTAATTGTGCTGTTCTTTATCATGATCAATTGAATGAAAAAAATCGTGACCGCCTAAGGGTTGAAACGCAATTGCGGAAAGCCATTCAAGAAGAAAAAATGAATGTGTTTTTTCAGCCGAAAATCAATGTCAAGACCGGTTTTATCACAGGTGCTGAAGCACTGGTACGCTGGAATGACGAGATTCTCGGGAATATTCCGCCCGACAAGTTTATCCCTATTGCGGAAGATACAGGGCTCATTCAGCCTCTATGGGAATTTGTCATGAAAGAGGCGTGCAGCAAGGCTGTAAGGTGGAATGAAAAATGCACTCCTCCGCTTACGATAGCGGTCAATTTTTCTGCCAAGCAATTTCAAGATTCACCTGGGATGGTGAAGAAGGTAAGGGAGATATTGGAGCTGTCAGGTTTATCGGCACATTTTTTTGAAATAGAGATAACTGAAAGTGTCCTTTTATATAATACGAGTGAAACGATAGCCGCATTAAGAGAGATTCAAGAAGAGGGGGCAAAAATTTCGATCGACGATTTTGGTACAGGGTATTCATCGCTCAGTTATTTAAAAAAGTTTCCGATCGATAAATTGAAAATAGATAAATCATTTATAAAGGATATGGATGAAAAGCATCAGAACACAGAAATTGCTGATGCCATTATCAATTTGGCGCGTAGCCTACGGTTGCAAGTCATAGCTGAAGGTGTAGAAAAGGATTATCAACTTCATTACTTGCTTGAAAATAACTGTGAGGAAATGCAAGGATACTATTTCAGTAAGCCAGTTAATTCCGAACAATTTGAAAAACTGTTATCAAAGCAAGGAACATTTGCCGCCCTTTAA